From the Pomacea canaliculata isolate SZHN2017 linkage group LG4, ASM307304v1, whole genome shotgun sequence genome, one window contains:
- the LOC112561187 gene encoding ras-related GTP-binding protein C-like isoform X2 yields the protein MSYDDEGAGPYVGSFPKGFGYGPEDSEPETTAASPEEQPRILLMGLRRSGKSSIQKVVFHKVSPNETLFLESTNKIVKDDVSNSSFVQFQVWDVPGQIDFFDPTFDSETIFGGCGALIFVIDAQDDYIEALARLQMEVTRAYKINPNIKFEVFIHKVDGLSDDNKIETQRDIHQRSTDDLAEAGMENVHLSFHLTSIYDHSIFEAFSKVVQKLIPQLPVLENLLNILISNSGIEKAFLFDVMSKIYIATDSSPVDMQCYELCCDMIDVVIDMSCIYGARDDGAFDGDSSAIIKLNTNTILYLREVNRHLALICILREDSFDKQGLIDYNFGCFRKAIQQVFDIKKQAAAARAKTNATRAFPHANGIAEGATS from the exons ATG TCTTATGATGATGAAGGTGCAGGGCCATATGTTGGTTCTTTCCCCAAAGGCTTTGGTTATGGACCAGAAGACTCTGAACCCGAGACAACAGCAGCAAGCCCAGAAGAACAGCCTCGCATTTTGCTTATGGGCCTACGGAG AAGTGGCAAGTCTTCCATCCAGAAAGTTGTATTCCACAAAGTGTCACCAAATGAGACACTTTTCTTGGAAAGCACGAACAAGATTGTAAAAGATG ACGTGTCCAACAGCTCCTTTGTCCAGTTTCAAGTCTGGGATGTTCCTGGCCAGATCGACTTCTTTGATCCCACCTTTGACTCTGAGACAATATTTGGTGGCTGCGGAGCCCTTATCTTTGTTATAGATGCTCAG GATGACTACATCGAAGCTCTGGCACGGCTTCAGATGGAAGTGACGCGAGCCTATAAGATCAACCCAAACATCAAGTTTGAAGTGTTTATTCATAAAGTGGATGGACTTTCTGATGACAACAAGATTGAAACACAACGGGACATTCACCAGAGGTCAACAGATGACTTGGCGGAAGCAGGCATGGAGAATGTGCACTTGAG CTTTCATTTAACAAGCATCTATGATCACTCCATCTTTGAGGCTTTCAGCAAGGTGGTTCAGAAGCTAATTCCACAGCTGCCAGTCCTTGAAAATCTTCTGAACATTCTTATCTCG AATTCAGGCATTGAAAAAGCGTTCCTGTTTGATGTGATGAGTAAAATATACATTGCAACCGACAGTTCACCAGTGGACATGCAGTGTTATGAACTTTGCTGTGATATGATTGATGTCGTCATAGACATGTCTTGTATATATGG TGCACGTGATGATGGTGCATTTGATGGTGATTCCTCTGCTATCATTAAACTCAACACCAACACTATTTTGTACCTGAGGGAAGTTAATCGTCACCTGGCCCTGATCTGTATTCTGCGAGAAGACAGCTTTGATAAACAGG GTCTAATAGACTACAACTTTGGCTGCTTCAGGAAAGCAATTCAACAAGTGTTTGACATTAAAAAGCAGGCAGCAGCTGCCCGCGCTAAAACAAATGCCACTCGCGCTTTTCCTCATGCAAATGGTATTGCAGAGGGTGCCACATCATAA
- the LOC112561187 gene encoding ras-related GTP-binding protein C-like isoform X1 encodes MSYDDEGAGPYVGSFPKGFGYGPEDSEPETTAASPEEQPRILLMGLRRSGKSSIQKVVFHKVSPNETLFLESTNKIVKDDVSNSSFVQFQVWDVPGQIDFFDPTFDSETIFGGCGALIFVIDAQDDYIEALARLQMEVTRAYKINPNIKFEVFIHKVDGLSDDNKIETQRDIHQRSTDDLAEAGMENVHLSFHLTSIYDHSIFEAFSKVVQKLIPQLPVLENLLNILISNSGIEKAFLFDVMSKIYIATDSSPVDMQCYELCCDMIDVVIDMSCIYGSYDLWMSTRARDDGAFDGDSSAIIKLNTNTILYLREVNRHLALICILREDSFDKQGLIDYNFGCFRKAIQQVFDIKKQAAAARAKTNATRAFPHANGIAEGATS; translated from the exons ATG TCTTATGATGATGAAGGTGCAGGGCCATATGTTGGTTCTTTCCCCAAAGGCTTTGGTTATGGACCAGAAGACTCTGAACCCGAGACAACAGCAGCAAGCCCAGAAGAACAGCCTCGCATTTTGCTTATGGGCCTACGGAG AAGTGGCAAGTCTTCCATCCAGAAAGTTGTATTCCACAAAGTGTCACCAAATGAGACACTTTTCTTGGAAAGCACGAACAAGATTGTAAAAGATG ACGTGTCCAACAGCTCCTTTGTCCAGTTTCAAGTCTGGGATGTTCCTGGCCAGATCGACTTCTTTGATCCCACCTTTGACTCTGAGACAATATTTGGTGGCTGCGGAGCCCTTATCTTTGTTATAGATGCTCAG GATGACTACATCGAAGCTCTGGCACGGCTTCAGATGGAAGTGACGCGAGCCTATAAGATCAACCCAAACATCAAGTTTGAAGTGTTTATTCATAAAGTGGATGGACTTTCTGATGACAACAAGATTGAAACACAACGGGACATTCACCAGAGGTCAACAGATGACTTGGCGGAAGCAGGCATGGAGAATGTGCACTTGAG CTTTCATTTAACAAGCATCTATGATCACTCCATCTTTGAGGCTTTCAGCAAGGTGGTTCAGAAGCTAATTCCACAGCTGCCAGTCCTTGAAAATCTTCTGAACATTCTTATCTCG AATTCAGGCATTGAAAAAGCGTTCCTGTTTGATGTGATGAGTAAAATATACATTGCAACCGACAGTTCACCAGTGGACATGCAGTGTTATGAACTTTGCTGTGATATGATTGATGTCGTCATAGACATGTCTTGTATATATGG CTCTTATGATCTTTGGATGTCGACAcg TGCACGTGATGATGGTGCATTTGATGGTGATTCCTCTGCTATCATTAAACTCAACACCAACACTATTTTGTACCTGAGGGAAGTTAATCGTCACCTGGCCCTGATCTGTATTCTGCGAGAAGACAGCTTTGATAAACAGG GTCTAATAGACTACAACTTTGGCTGCTTCAGGAAAGCAATTCAACAAGTGTTTGACATTAAAAAGCAGGCAGCAGCTGCCCGCGCTAAAACAAATGCCACTCGCGCTTTTCCTCATGCAAATGGTATTGCAGAGGGTGCCACATCATAA